Genomic segment of Dactylococcopsis salina PCC 8305:
AACCGATCACAATTTGACCGTTTTGGTGAACACTGACTTTATAAGTGGGTTCACGACCGCGACCATCTTTTCCGCCATCGGGGTCTAAAGGAACTCCTTTTGCTTCCAAAACAGCATCGTAGAACTCAGTTAAGTTAACACGAATTTGACCCGTTTTGGTTTCGTTACAATAACCACACTTTTTGGCGGTTTCTCGACGAGGGAGATGAGAGAGTTCTTTGACTTTTTGCAAAAGCGCACGACCTTTTAAGGGTGTTGTTTGTTCTTCCATTTTTCGGTTAATTATCCTTTAATTGTCTGTTCAGTTAGGAGAGAGTCGTTAAAAATATTCCTCCTCTTAAAAATATATCGTTAAACTCCTACAATTTTACAAGAATTTTTTTAAAATTTGGGATTTACTATTATTCAGGGATCGCCTTAGCTCAGTTCAAATTGTAGAGCAACGAGTTCACAAGGGGGAATATTTCTTCTCCTAAAACGAAAAAAAACACCGTAATCAGGGAATTATAACCCTGTGATCTCCTCTCAAAAAATTAAACCTTCTCCTGTTTTTGCTGGTTTGGTGACTCACTCTTCCTCTAATTTGCTTGTTTTCAGAGGTTTAGTGACGGCTATCTTGTGTGGTGAACTCTTCCTTGACAGCTTCGGAGATAGATAAATTTTCTCATCTTCCTTTTTTATAAAATAGGTAGTAGGTTGTCATCATCTCAAGGGGGAAAAACCGATCGACATTGGCAAAAACACAGAGTAATTAGGGCTTACTGAAAAAGTCCATTGGTTGGTTTAGTAAGGCAAGAGGCAAGAGGCAAAAGGCAAGAGGCAAGAGGCAAAAGGCAAGAGGCAAAAGGCAAGAGGCAAGAGGGTTGATTAATCGGTAAGATTGCAAAGTTTTTGATGCAGGGTGCGTGACGATTGAGCGTTCAATTCCCTTGCACTTTTTCCAAGAATTAAGAGCCTTAAAAGCTGATTGGATAAAGGTTTTAGGTTTATTCAGTAAGCCCTAATTAAAAAAGGAAGGAGAGCTTTATCAGCAATAAAAGCCAAATCATTTACCGTATCTTGGAAAGGTTTAATTCTCAGTACCAGTAAGTAGAAAATAATCACGACGCAACTCGATCGAACTTTCCCCGCCATTAATCACCAGTAGCAATTGTCAATCAGGAATCACAAAATTGGAACTGGATTCACCTTCAACTTGTCATCACGATTAAACTGGTTATTGAATCCCTGATCAAATTGAATTCTAGGAAATTAACATGAACGAAGAAACGAAAAATACCGAGTCTTTACTACCAGAAATCGAAGAACCCGCATTTGGTTGGACTTCCTATGCTGAACGCATGAATGGACGCTTTGCCATGTTGGGTTTTGTCTCACTACTTCTCATCGAATTGATCACGAATCAAGGCTTTTTTCCTTGGTTAGGTTTAAGATAGGGCTTGAGTCAAGAAAGCTGAAACCCTCGTACCATCTGGCTTTAATGCTCTTAACTCCTCAAAAAAGTGCAAGGGAGACAAGGGAGACAAAAGAGACAAGAGAGACAAGGGAGACAAGGGAGACAAGAGAGACAAGGGAGACAAGGGAGACAAGGGAGACAAGGGAGACAAGGGAGACAAGGGAGACAAGGGAGACAAGGGAGACAAGGGAGACAAGGGAGACAAGGGAGACAAGGGAGACAAGGGAGACAAGGGAGACAAGGGAGACAAGGGAGACAAGGGAGACAAAGGAGCGATTTTTCTTCCCCATCTTCCCCATCTTCCCCATCTCCCCCATCACCCCCATCTTCCCCATCTCCCCCATCTTCCCCATCTCCCCCATCTCCCCCATCTCCCCCATCTCCCCCATCTTCCCCATCTTCCCCATCTCCCCCATCTTCCCCATCTTCCCCATCTCCCCCATCTTCCCCATCTTCCCCATCTCCCCCATCTTCCCCATCTTCCCCATCTCCCCCATCTTTCCCATCTCCCCCATCTCCCCCATCTCCCCCATCTCCCCCATCTTCCCCATCTCCCCCATCTCCCCCATCTCCCCCATCTTCCCCATCTTCCCTCTTGCATGTAAGTCGGTTCAATAAAGGTGTAGGTTGGGTGAAGAGACAACGTAACCCAACATCGTGTCGGGTGAAGAGACAACGTAACCCAACGTGATTAACGTCCTTGAGCGTGTAAGGTGTTAATCATCTCCGCACATTTTTCCGTAACACTTTCTAACACCTCTCGCTTCCTAGAAACGGGAGGAGAAATCGGTTCACCAATACGCGCTGTAATTGCGGGAAAAGGTGTCCCCTTTTGCGGAATTTTTTCTGTTCCCCATAAACTGACAGGTAAAATCGGAACTTGTGCCTTAGCCGCAATCATCGCCGCGCCTAACTTGGGTTCGGTAATCCGTCCGTCGGTGGTGCGAGTTCCCTGTAAAAAAATTCCTGCCGCCCAGCCTTCCTCTAGTGCCTTCATCGCCGCCCGAATCGCCCCTCGATCGACGCTAGACCGTTTTACAGGATAAGCCCCATAAAGAGAAATCCCCTGTTTGAGGATGGGGATCGTAAATAACTCTTCCTTCGCCATATAAGCCACTGGGCGACCGACACAGCAAGATAATAAAGGCGGATCAAAAAAACTAGCATGATTACTCACCACCACTAATCCCCCTGTTTCGGGAACATTTTCTCGACCGTAAAGTTTCCCTCGGAAGTAAAAATTAAATAAGGGGCTAACCACCGACCATTTAAAAATGTGGTATAAAACGAGATTAGTAAGGGGTTCTCTTTGCTGATTTTCGGTGGACATCTTCTTGGATTAGATTTATATGATAGTTGATGACGCGATCGCCCTGGTTGATGAACTCCTACAACCAGAAGGTTTAAACGACTTACAAGCATCAGTCTTCCGTTACTGTTGGCAGGGGGAAGGATATCAAGAAATTGCAGACGCACTGGGTTATGATTCTGGTTATATTCGCACCGTCGGCTCTAAACTGTGGCAACAACTGAGCGATATCATGGGGAAAAAGGTAACTAAAAGCAATCTCCACAGTGTTTTTAGACAATATAATCAACCTTCAGACCAAGAAAAAGAGATTTCCCCTCAAGAGACGATCGCAACGCCCCCAGAGTTCCCAGGTTTACCCTTAAATGCTAACTCTCTATTTTACGTCGATCGGCATCCGATCGAGCAACGTTGCGCCCAAGAAATTTTACAACCCGGAGCATTAATCCGTATTCAAGCACCGAAACAGATGGGGAAAACCTCCCTCCTCTATCGTTTATTAGAACACGGACGCGCTCACCATTACAAAACCTTACGCCTGAGTTGTCAAGAAGCCACCACCGAGAGTTTTACCGACTTAAATTCCTTTCTACGCTGGTTGTGTCGCAGTGCGGCGCGTAAACTCAAACAAACGCCAAATTTAGAACAATACTGGGATGATGATCTCAGTTTTGCTAAATCTAACTGTACCGAGTATTTTGAGAATTATTTATTAAGCAATATTAACACCCCCATTATTTTAGGATTAGATGACATAGAACGAGTTTTTGCTTACCCTCAAATTGCCCAAGATTTTTTCCCCTTACTACGAGTTTGGCATGAAGAAGCCAACGAAATAGACATTTGGCAAAACTTACGTCTGATCGTTGTTCACTCCACAGAAGTTTATGTTCCCCTTGATATCAATCAGTCTCCATTTAATGTTGGTTTACCGATTTATTTACCCGAATTGAAATTGGAACAAATACAAGAACTTGCTCTTCGATATGGTTTAAATTGCTTAGATGGGAACATGGGAGCGGAGGCGTTACGTCCTTTAATGGAAATGGTGGGAGGACATCCTTATTTGATTCAACTTACTTTATATCATATTTGGGAAAATCAACAGCAAAAACCGCTAGTTAATCTCAATAATATTTTACGTGACGCGCCAACAGATGCTGGAATTTATGGTTCTCATCTGCGTCGTCTTTGGGAAACCTTAAACAGTTCTCCTTATCTTTGTTCAGCAATGAAAAAAGTGGTTAGTAATGATCAATCAGTAACGATTTCACCCTTAGCTGCTTACAAATTACAAAGTATGGGACTGATTAAATTAGCAGGAAACTTAGTAACAACTCGTTATAAATTGTATCAAGATTATTTTCGATCGCGCCTAGAATTAAATCCCTAGAAATACAAGATGGTCACTCAGGA
This window contains:
- a CDS encoding lysophospholipid acyltransferase family protein — translated: MSTENQQREPLTNLVLYHIFKWSVVSPLFNFYFRGKLYGRENVPETGGLVVVSNHASFFDPPLLSCCVGRPVAYMAKEELFTIPILKQGISLYGAYPVKRSSVDRGAIRAAMKALEEGWAAGIFLQGTRTTDGRITEPKLGAAMIAAKAQVPILPVSLWGTEKIPQKGTPFPAITARIGEPISPPVSRKREVLESVTEKCAEMINTLHAQGR
- a CDS encoding AAA-like domain-containing protein, which codes for MIVDDAIALVDELLQPEGLNDLQASVFRYCWQGEGYQEIADALGYDSGYIRTVGSKLWQQLSDIMGKKVTKSNLHSVFRQYNQPSDQEKEISPQETIATPPEFPGLPLNANSLFYVDRHPIEQRCAQEILQPGALIRIQAPKQMGKTSLLYRLLEHGRAHHYKTLRLSCQEATTESFTDLNSFLRWLCRSAARKLKQTPNLEQYWDDDLSFAKSNCTEYFENYLLSNINTPIILGLDDIERVFAYPQIAQDFFPLLRVWHEEANEIDIWQNLRLIVVHSTEVYVPLDINQSPFNVGLPIYLPELKLEQIQELALRYGLNCLDGNMGAEALRPLMEMVGGHPYLIQLTLYHIWENQQQKPLVNLNNILRDAPTDAGIYGSHLRRLWETLNSSPYLCSAMKKVVSNDQSVTISPLAAYKLQSMGLIKLAGNLVTTRYKLYQDYFRSRLELNP
- a CDS encoding chlorophyll a/b-binding protein, with product MNEETKNTESLLPEIEEPAFGWTSYAERMNGRFAMLGFVSLLLIELITNQGFFPWLGLR
- a CDS encoding AbrB family transcriptional regulator, with translation MEEQTTPLKGRALLQKVKELSHLPRRETAKKCGYCNETKTGQIRVNLTEFYDAVLEAKGVPLDPDGGKDGRGREPTYKVSVHQNGQIVIGSTYTKAMGLKPGEEFEIKLGYKHIRLVHLDGSQEQEDRELEEAAS